A window from Sphingobacterium hotanense encodes these proteins:
- a CDS encoding ABC transporter ATP-binding protein, which produces MILKANNIFKSYGDLPILKGVSVSVNKGEIVSIVGASGAGKSTLLHIMGTLDKPDKGTLMIEGVDVFSLSEKNLSDFRNKHIGFVFQFHHLLPEFTALENVCIPAFIAGMDKGQAEKRGMELLDVLGVAHRAKHKPSAMSGGEQQRVSVARALINDPTIVLADEPSGNLDSENAASLHQLFFDLRDKMQQTFVIVTHNEDLARISDRTIHMRDGLIY; this is translated from the coding sequence ATGATCTTAAAGGCCAATAATATTTTTAAATCCTATGGTGATCTTCCGATCTTAAAGGGAGTCAGCGTATCGGTTAATAAAGGTGAAATTGTTTCCATTGTAGGGGCTTCCGGCGCGGGAAAAAGTACGCTTCTGCATATTATGGGGACATTGGACAAGCCCGATAAAGGCACCTTGATGATCGAGGGGGTCGATGTGTTTTCATTGAGTGAGAAGAACCTGAGTGATTTTAGAAATAAGCATATTGGTTTTGTATTCCAATTTCATCATTTGTTGCCCGAGTTTACGGCATTAGAGAATGTTTGCATTCCTGCGTTTATCGCTGGGATGGACAAGGGGCAGGCGGAGAAGAGAGGGATGGAGTTGCTGGACGTTTTGGGGGTTGCCCATCGTGCGAAACATAAGCCCTCGGCGATGTCGGGAGGGGAGCAACAACGAGTATCTGTTGCGCGCGCCTTGATAAACGATCCTACTATCGTGTTAGCCGATGAGCCTTCGGGAAATCTAGATTCGGAGAATGCGGCATCTTTACATCAGTTGTTTTTCGACTTGCGCGATAAGATGCAACAGACTTTCGTCATCGTGACGCATAATGAGGACTTGGCTCGCATTTCAGATCGTACCATCCACATGCGCGATGGTTTAATTTACTAG
- a CDS encoding S41 family peptidase: protein MKFRITLVLALFLAAFASCKKDGPNPDADKEILLRDSTYYYSLVLSLWTDKIPEPKMKSKDEIDLRAFTGNLSTAEQVLDKVKSYTTLDRFSFIDREGVVGEEIGQGLHKEFGLVPDYFSPDQTAQNAKLYIKLVQKNSPAEAAGIVRGMEVLSIDGNSKIDYTTQKNQGFALVNKLFGGSEKISLQVKNPADGKVSTVNLNAASYQIDPIIANKVVERGGKKVGYLAYTSFVEVLTKTGTNSYYNGLVQAVKNLESQGIQELVVDLRYNGGGSTNAAELLTNLLAPTKVGTGVMYSYKINEYLKGWGWDNESDPEAPFRSVKFNKENSLNLSKIYFLVTKSTASASELLMNSLIPHMQVEIISQNDAGSYGKPVGFFGLGVVDDYAELYITSFQTLNSDGNGDYFNGLSGTKKNSTDDIHHALGDPDERMFADALYHIVNKTYQSASASTRRSSTGQEIRPKAFDIPMKNDVSMSMFKFANDKNMPQIK, encoded by the coding sequence ATGAAATTCAGAATTACCCTTGTTCTCGCTCTTTTCTTAGCAGCGTTCGCATCCTGTAAGAAGGATGGACCAAATCCGGATGCCGATAAAGAAATATTACTTCGCGACTCCACCTATTATTATTCGCTTGTACTATCATTATGGACAGATAAAATCCCTGAGCCTAAGATGAAAAGTAAAGATGAGATAGATTTACGTGCTTTTACAGGAAATCTTTCCACGGCGGAGCAAGTGTTGGATAAAGTGAAGAGCTATACGACATTGGATCGATTTAGTTTTATCGACCGCGAAGGGGTGGTTGGTGAAGAGATCGGGCAAGGACTACATAAAGAGTTCGGATTGGTACCTGATTATTTCTCGCCGGACCAAACAGCCCAAAATGCGAAGCTTTATATCAAGCTTGTACAGAAGAATTCCCCTGCCGAGGCTGCAGGAATTGTTCGCGGCATGGAGGTGTTGAGCATTGACGGCAATAGTAAAATAGACTATACCACGCAAAAGAATCAGGGTTTTGCTTTGGTGAATAAGTTATTTGGCGGATCAGAAAAAATTAGTCTTCAGGTTAAAAATCCGGCAGACGGAAAGGTTTCTACCGTTAATTTGAATGCTGCTTCGTATCAGATAGATCCTATTATTGCCAATAAAGTAGTAGAGCGTGGAGGGAAGAAAGTAGGCTATTTGGCATACACTTCCTTTGTTGAGGTGCTTACAAAGACCGGTACGAATAGTTATTACAACGGACTTGTACAGGCTGTTAAGAATTTGGAATCTCAGGGGATTCAAGAACTGGTTGTCGATCTACGTTATAACGGAGGAGGATCAACCAATGCTGCAGAGCTATTGACGAACTTGCTTGCTCCAACAAAAGTTGGAACAGGCGTCATGTACAGCTACAAGATTAATGAATATTTAAAGGGTTGGGGTTGGGATAATGAGAGCGATCCGGAGGCACCTTTCAGATCCGTGAAATTCAATAAAGAAAACAGCTTAAACCTTTCAAAGATCTATTTCCTCGTAACAAAAAGTACAGCCTCAGCGAGTGAATTGCTGATGAACTCACTAATTCCGCATATGCAAGTGGAAATCATTAGCCAGAACGACGCAGGTTCCTATGGTAAACCTGTTGGTTTCTTTGGACTAGGGGTTGTTGATGATTATGCTGAACTTTACATCACATCTTTCCAAACGCTCAACAGCGATGGTAATGGCGATTACTTCAACGGCTTAAGCGGTACAAAGAAGAACTCAACAGACGATATACATCATGCCTTAGGCGATCCGGATGAGCGTATGTTTGCAGATGCTTTATATCATATCGTTAATAAAACTTACCAGTCTGCATCAGCGTCTACTAGAAGATCAAGTACTGGACAAGAGATAAGACCAAAAGCATTTGATATTCCAATGAAAAACGATGTTTCAATGAGTATGTTCAAGTTTGCTAATGACAAGAATATGCCACAAATAAAATAA
- the sucC gene encoding ADP-forming succinate--CoA ligase subunit beta yields MNIHEYQGKEILKSFGVAVQEGIVAETPEQAVEAAKRMKEEFNSDWVVVKAQIHAGGRGKGGGVKLAKNHDEVLQRSTDIIGMQLVTPQTGPEGKKVNKVLIAQDVYYPGESETKEFYMSVLLDRATGRNIIMYSTEGGMDIEEVAEKTPHLIFKEEIDPKVGLQGFQARKIAFNLGLSGAAHKDMVKFVAALYKAYDSIDASMFEINPVLKTSDNKILAVDAKVNLDENALYRHADIAALRDITEEDPTEVEAGESNLNYVKLDGNVGCMVNGAGLAMATMDIIKLAGGEPANFLDVGGTANAETVKAGFNIILKDPNVKAILINIFGGIVRCDRVAQGVIDAYNEIGNIPVPIIVRLQGTNAKEAKDLIDASGLQVYSAILLKEAAELVTKVLEEGK; encoded by the coding sequence ATGAACATTCACGAATATCAAGGAAAAGAAATACTTAAGAGTTTCGGAGTAGCAGTACAAGAAGGTATTGTTGCTGAAACCCCAGAGCAAGCTGTTGAGGCTGCGAAAAGAATGAAAGAAGAATTCAACTCGGATTGGGTTGTGGTAAAAGCACAAATCCATGCGGGTGGCCGTGGTAAAGGTGGTGGTGTGAAATTAGCAAAAAACCATGATGAAGTATTACAACGTTCTACTGACATCATCGGTATGCAATTAGTAACTCCGCAGACTGGTCCAGAAGGTAAAAAAGTTAACAAAGTTTTAATCGCTCAGGATGTTTACTACCCTGGAGAGAGTGAAACAAAAGAATTCTACATGTCTGTATTGTTAGACCGTGCTACGGGTCGCAACATCATTATGTACTCAACAGAAGGTGGTATGGACATTGAAGAGGTTGCTGAAAAAACTCCTCACTTAATTTTCAAAGAAGAGATCGATCCTAAAGTAGGCTTACAAGGCTTCCAAGCACGTAAGATTGCTTTCAACTTAGGATTATCAGGCGCTGCACACAAAGACATGGTTAAGTTTGTAGCTGCTCTATACAAAGCATACGATTCTATCGATGCTTCTATGTTCGAAATCAACCCAGTATTAAAAACTTCTGATAACAAAATCTTAGCAGTAGACGCGAAAGTAAACTTAGATGAGAATGCTTTATACCGTCACGCTGATATCGCTGCATTACGCGACATCACGGAAGAAGATCCTACAGAAGTAGAAGCTGGTGAGTCAAACTTAAACTACGTAAAATTAGACGGAAACGTTGGATGTATGGTAAATGGTGCTGGTCTTGCGATGGCTACTATGGACATCATCAAATTAGCTGGTGGTGAGCCTGCTAACTTCTTAGACGTAGGTGGTACTGCAAATGCAGAGACTGTTAAAGCTGGTTTCAACATCATCTTAAAAGACCCTAACGTAAAAGCTATCTTAATCAACATCTTCGGTGGTATCGTTCGTTGTGACCGCGTTGCTCAAGGTGTTATTGATGCTTACAACGAAATCGGAAATATTCCTGTGCCAATCATCGTACGTTTACAAGGAACTAACGCGAAAGAAGCAAAAGACCTTATCGATGCATCAGGTTTACAAGTATACTCAGCAATCTTATTAAAAGAAGCTGCTGAATTAGTAACTAAAGTATTAGAAGAAGGTAAATAG
- a CDS encoding S41 family peptidase produces the protein MKKLIPLFALLILFGCKKDITKISPPPRPEPPISSRTEEQKLRDSVYYYYKEQSYWTESIGTYDPISSFTDKYSTPDDVLSALMQQTPFHAGYDGPIDRFSRIEDISSDGGSRAKRADLADGYGIYLTFARVSGAVYLYAYFIEGGSPAESKGMRRGDRIIEVNGNTDMSQNNTSFIQSALDGPKLNLKVLRDGKEVVVPEMTYTSYDINPVTKDSVLTIGTKKYGYLALSSFEEMTDDRGNSTAMLNDLNAAFDNFQKNNVNELILDFRVNTGGYVSTAIYLANKIINSKGDNQLMFSYDVNKNLEKYKSGRGAQFDDEIFDKNNNAEVQKVVFLVTEYTASAAEIVISVLKPYMDVKLVAEESATFGKPVGFYRQDIMGKIGLWAASFKVVNASGYTDYWDGIPADIRNITDNVTLDFGNPNENMIAAALNYLSTGSLTTAAREARASTRIGSSSAIPLNRINKLRERDLIKN, from the coding sequence ATGAAAAAATTAATACCCCTTTTTGCATTGCTGATATTATTCGGCTGTAAAAAAGATATAACGAAGATTAGCCCTCCGCCGAGGCCTGAACCTCCGATTTCTTCGAGAACAGAGGAGCAAAAGCTTCGCGATAGTGTTTATTACTATTATAAAGAGCAATCCTATTGGACGGAGTCTATAGGAACTTATGACCCAATCTCAAGCTTTACGGATAAATACAGTACGCCAGATGACGTGCTCAGCGCTTTAATGCAGCAAACGCCATTCCATGCCGGCTATGATGGACCGATCGATCGGTTTTCAAGAATTGAGGATATCAGTTCCGACGGCGGTTCGCGTGCGAAGCGGGCAGACTTAGCAGATGGTTATGGTATTTACCTAACATTTGCACGTGTGAGTGGCGCCGTATATCTCTATGCGTATTTTATCGAAGGCGGATCACCAGCGGAGAGCAAAGGTATGCGTAGGGGAGACCGTATCATTGAGGTGAATGGAAATACGGATATGAGCCAAAACAATACCTCTTTTATACAATCTGCGTTGGATGGTCCTAAATTAAACCTGAAAGTATTGCGCGATGGCAAGGAGGTTGTCGTTCCGGAGATGACTTATACCAGTTATGATATCAATCCCGTTACTAAAGATTCTGTACTTACAATTGGCACTAAGAAATACGGCTATTTAGCATTGTCTTCCTTCGAAGAGATGACCGATGACCGCGGTAATAGCACTGCAATGTTGAACGATCTTAATGCAGCCTTTGATAATTTTCAGAAAAACAATGTCAATGAACTGATATTAGATTTTCGAGTAAACACTGGTGGATATGTTAGCACTGCGATTTACCTAGCCAACAAGATTATCAATAGCAAAGGAGATAATCAACTGATGTTCTCATATGATGTCAATAAGAATCTAGAGAAGTATAAATCCGGAAGGGGTGCTCAATTCGACGATGAAATCTTCGATAAAAACAATAATGCTGAAGTTCAAAAGGTAGTGTTCCTAGTAACTGAATATACCGCTTCTGCGGCAGAAATTGTTATTAGCGTACTGAAGCCGTACATGGACGTCAAACTCGTTGCAGAAGAGTCCGCGACGTTCGGAAAACCAGTTGGATTCTACCGACAAGATATTATGGGTAAGATCGGTCTTTGGGCGGCATCTTTCAAAGTTGTTAATGCTTCGGGATATACCGACTATTGGGATGGTATACCTGCTGATATCAGAAACATAACGGACAATGTCACGCTAGACTTCGGAAACCCGAATGAGAATATGATTGCCGCTGCATTGAACTACCTATCTACTGGATCATTGACGACGGCTGCTCGCGAAGCGAGAGCATCTACAAGAATAGGTTCATCGTCTGCAATTCCATTAAATAGAATAAATAAATTGCGCGAAAGGGACTTAATAAAGAATTAA
- a CDS encoding LacI family DNA-binding transcriptional regulator produces MAGNKPTTIKEIARKLKISPSTVSRALNDHPSIGLVTTMRVKKMAEEMAYEPNQTAIFFKQRKTFTIGVILPKLSEPFFSEAISAIENVAEEKKYTVLLGQSLDDEQRELNIVQTFKKHRVDGILVSLGKNTGDTDFMEVLAKTEIPVVFFDCVPDLPNVHKVYSDLSSGMIEAISAFIERGHNKIALINGPESLLASKDRTAAYTEALTKNGIPFDSNYIVHTDLTETGNEEAMEKLCSLADRPSAVVSFNDFVTLDLIRYAKLRGIVLNQDMYFISYANYPLWKYMDNPPMGSIEQYPEQQAHRAAEILFDCIDKKEYVETPQEVVYPSKLVLK; encoded by the coding sequence ATGGCAGGAAATAAACCGACCACAATAAAAGAAATCGCACGCAAGCTTAAGATTTCACCTTCCACGGTGTCAAGAGCGTTAAATGATCATCCAAGTATCGGCTTGGTTACTACCATGCGCGTTAAAAAGATGGCAGAAGAAATGGCCTATGAGCCAAACCAAACTGCTATCTTCTTCAAACAACGTAAGACTTTTACCATTGGGGTTATATTACCCAAACTTTCTGAACCCTTCTTTTCCGAAGCTATTTCTGCCATCGAGAATGTCGCTGAAGAGAAAAAATATACCGTACTGCTAGGTCAATCGTTAGATGATGAGCAACGCGAGCTGAACATCGTTCAAACTTTCAAAAAGCATCGTGTGGATGGTATCCTTGTATCATTAGGAAAAAATACGGGCGACACAGACTTTATGGAAGTGTTAGCAAAAACCGAGATCCCTGTTGTGTTCTTCGACTGTGTACCTGATTTACCGAATGTGCACAAGGTATATAGCGACCTATCCTCAGGTATGATAGAAGCAATTAGCGCATTTATTGAGCGCGGACATAACAAGATTGCTTTGATCAATGGTCCTGAGTCTTTGTTAGCAAGTAAAGACCGTACTGCTGCCTATACCGAGGCATTAACTAAGAATGGTATTCCGTTCGACAGCAATTATATTGTGCATACCGACTTAACGGAAACTGGCAATGAGGAGGCGATGGAGAAGCTATGCTCATTAGCAGACAGACCGTCAGCTGTTGTATCCTTTAATGATTTCGTGACGCTGGACCTTATCCGCTACGCGAAGCTTCGCGGTATTGTATTAAACCAAGATATGTATTTCATTAGCTATGCGAATTATCCTTTGTGGAAATATATGGACAATCCGCCGATGGGTAGTATCGAACAATATCCCGAACAGCAAGCTCATCGCGCTGCCGAGATATTATTCGACTGTATAGATAAGAAGGAATATGTAGAAACTCCACAGGAAGTCGTATACCCTTCAAAATTAGTATTGAAGTAA
- a CDS encoding HAD family hydrolase, with protein sequence MTISEFPKDKKVYLFELDDVLYPKQDFLLQVYYLFAQFLEFTEARPISAEMTAFMKDTLLSKGEEAVFAATAEQFALKEEYRENFERLQVNGHLPLKLFLFDEIKNLFKELSASGKQIAVLTKGNPALQLNKLRHIDWEGYDKKLKVYFVDELAFRDIEPFSYIASENNVNVEDLHFSDTNLTRKKP encoded by the coding sequence ATGACAATTTCAGAATTTCCAAAAGACAAGAAGGTCTATCTGTTCGAGTTGGACGATGTTTTGTATCCTAAGCAGGATTTCTTGTTACAAGTCTATTATTTATTTGCTCAATTTTTAGAGTTTACGGAGGCTAGGCCGATCTCGGCAGAGATGACTGCGTTTATGAAAGACACGCTTTTGTCGAAAGGCGAAGAAGCGGTGTTCGCTGCGACTGCAGAACAGTTTGCTCTGAAAGAAGAGTATCGCGAAAACTTTGAGCGATTACAGGTAAATGGGCATCTTCCGCTGAAGTTGTTCTTGTTTGATGAGATCAAGAATCTTTTCAAGGAACTCTCGGCATCAGGGAAACAGATCGCCGTTCTGACCAAAGGCAACCCTGCCTTACAGTTAAATAAATTGCGACATATCGATTGGGAGGGTTATGATAAGAAACTTAAAGTTTATTTTGTAGACGAGTTAGCCTTCCGAGATATTGAACCTTTTAGTTATATTGCTTCTGAAAATAATGTAAATGTGGAAGATTTACATTTCTCAGATACCAATTTGACTAGAAAAAAACCATGA
- the hemL gene encoding glutamate-1-semialdehyde 2,1-aminomutase, which produces MTTSVSDISREKSAELFEKAKQYFPGGVNSPVRAFKSVYGTPLFIERGDKAHLWDADGNEFIDYCCSWGPLILGHNNPEIREAVQNQLGKGLSFGAPTALENELAELILNNNKKIEKIRFVSSGTEAVMSAIRLARGYTKRDKIVKFEGCYHGHSDSLLVKAGSGLVTFGETSSAGVPKAFADETIVIALNDKEALKKVFADFKDQIAAVIIEGVPANNGLLIQDKEYIKFLREITKTNGALLIFDEVITGFRLGFEGASKYYDIQPDILTYGKIIGGGMPVGAYGASKELMSCISPDGAVYQAGTLAGNPVAMAAGIAALSILAQPGFYEKLEQTTQAFVEELRSFIAERGYQIKIFTIGSIFWFAFTEQEKIQRADQIDPASMEFYKKMHRELLNRGVYFGPSGYEVGFISAAHTEEDLTQTLAKIKESLDIVFQ; this is translated from the coding sequence ATGACAACATCTGTTTCAGATATTTCACGCGAAAAATCAGCCGAGTTATTTGAAAAAGCTAAGCAATATTTCCCGGGAGGCGTAAATTCTCCGGTTCGTGCTTTCAAATCCGTTTATGGTACACCATTATTTATCGAACGTGGCGACAAAGCTCATTTATGGGACGCTGATGGCAATGAATTTATCGACTACTGTTGTTCTTGGGGGCCGCTAATCTTAGGTCATAACAACCCTGAAATCCGCGAAGCGGTACAAAATCAACTAGGCAAAGGATTAAGCTTTGGTGCGCCGACTGCCTTGGAGAATGAACTTGCAGAATTGATCTTAAACAACAATAAGAAAATCGAGAAAATACGTTTTGTGAGCTCCGGAACGGAAGCCGTCATGTCGGCAATTCGTTTAGCTAGAGGTTATACAAAACGTGATAAAATCGTAAAATTCGAAGGATGTTATCATGGACACTCCGACTCTCTTCTTGTGAAAGCCGGATCCGGATTGGTTACTTTTGGTGAAACTTCGTCGGCTGGTGTTCCAAAGGCATTCGCTGATGAAACCATCGTGATTGCATTGAACGATAAAGAAGCATTAAAAAAGGTTTTTGCTGATTTCAAAGATCAAATCGCTGCTGTTATTATCGAAGGGGTGCCTGCAAATAATGGCCTTTTAATTCAAGACAAAGAGTACATCAAATTCCTACGCGAAATCACGAAAACAAACGGTGCCCTATTAATTTTCGATGAGGTTATTACCGGTTTCCGCTTAGGTTTTGAAGGTGCTTCAAAATACTATGATATTCAACCAGACATCCTGACCTACGGTAAGATTATAGGTGGTGGTATGCCTGTTGGAGCATATGGTGCTTCAAAAGAATTGATGAGCTGTATCTCACCCGATGGCGCAGTGTATCAAGCAGGAACATTGGCAGGAAACCCCGTAGCCATGGCCGCAGGTATCGCCGCATTATCCATCTTAGCACAACCAGGTTTCTACGAGAAATTAGAGCAAACTACTCAAGCTTTTGTTGAAGAACTACGTAGCTTTATCGCTGAACGTGGCTATCAAATCAAGATATTCACGATAGGTTCTATCTTCTGGTTCGCGTTTACCGAACAAGAGAAAATCCAACGTGCCGATCAAATCGACCCTGCTTCCATGGAGTTCTATAAGAAAATGCACCGCGAATTATTGAACCGTGGCGTCTACTTTGGTCCTTCGGGATATGAAGTCGGATTTATCTCCGCAGCGCATACGGAGGAAGACCTAACGCAGACTTTAGCGAAAATCAAAGAGTCCTTGGATATTGTATTTCAATAA